Proteins co-encoded in one Pelobates fuscus isolate aPelFus1 chromosome 5, aPelFus1.pri, whole genome shotgun sequence genomic window:
- the DENR gene encoding density-regulated protein: MASTATENSEATPSDFKGDLKIPKVDVGDYPLKVLYCGVCSLPTEYCEYMPDVTKCRQWLEKNFPNEFAKLTLGNSPKQEAGSGEGPGTAGEEEEKKKQKRGGRGQIKQKKKTVPQKVTIAKIPRAKKKYVTRVCGLATFEIELKEAQRFFAQKFSCGASVTGEDEIIIQGDFTDDIIDVIQEKWPEVDDDSIDDLGEVKK, from the exons ATGGCCAGTACAGCTACTGAGAATTCAGAGGCAACACCATCAGATTTCAAAGGAGACCTGAAAATTCCTAAAGTGGATGTCGGTGATTATCCACTAAAAGTTTTATATTGTGGAG TGTGTTCATTGCCAACTGAG TACTGTGAATATATGCCTGATGTCACAAAGTGCAGACAGTGGTTAGAGAAGAACTTTCCAAACGAATTTGCAAAACTTACATTAG gaaaTTCTCCTAAGCAAGAAGCTGGTAGTGGAGAGGGACCTGGCACAGCTGgtgaagaagaggaaaagaaaaaacaaaaaagag GTGGACGTGGTCAAATTAaacagaaaaagaagactgtacCACAAAAGGTTACAATAGCCAAAATACCTAGAGCAAAAAAGAAATATGTTACTAGAGTCTGTGGTCTTGCGACATTTG aaATTGAACTCAAGGAAGCACAAAGATTCTTTGCTCAGAAATTCTCCTGTGGTGCCTCAGTAACAGGAGAGGATGAAATAATAATTCAGGGAGACTTTACAGATGATATTATTGATGTTATACAGGAAAAATGGCCAGAA GTTGATGACGATAGCATTGATGACCTTGGGGAAGTAAAGAAGTGA